From the genome of Vitis riparia cultivar Riparia Gloire de Montpellier isolate 1030 chromosome 11, EGFV_Vit.rip_1.0, whole genome shotgun sequence:
GTCATAGCCATACCAGGCAGatataaaagaacaaaattctGGAGAGAATTGATCTGGGGGAGCAGATGGTGGTGGGCTTTCTACAATTGCCTCTAAGAGCTCATAAAAGCTTGGCCCGCTTTGCTGGTCTTCAGATTGCATATAAGGAAAATGTCCAATAGCACATTCAAGTGCTACCATGCCCAGACTCCAAATATCACTGCTGTAGTCATAAGTGCTTCCTTTAATTCTCTCAGGCTGAATAAGAAACAAGAATATTTATTGTCATACTTCAAATTCTGCAATGTATAGCATGCATGAGACTATAAGAATTTGAAGCATTCAAAATTGTAGCATAAACTAGAGCCAAAAATTGccataaacataatttaatctAACCACATACCGACATGTAATTGTAAGTCCCAACAAACGTGTCCCTCTGACCCATAGAGCTACCTAGCATAGCACTCACACCAAAATCTGTAATCTTTACTTCCCCTTTGTGGTTTACCAGCAGGTTGGATGGTTTTATGTCCCTATGAATTACGTGTCTTTCATGGTGCAAGTACACAAGACCTTGTAAAACCTGGAAATGGAGAGATGATGTATTTGAACCAGAAAGATTTCTTCACTGTTGCATGGGCTTCAATATTCCAGCTTAACATTCAAAATCAATGAAAGGAAGGTCACAGACCTGCTTACAAAGAACAGCAAGATATGGTTCAAGGATTGTTTTGACCTGTCTGATCACATCAACCAAAGATCCACGATCCATGTATTCCAGGACAAGAGAGATGACTCCATTGTGATAGAACGAATGGTAGCAAACAACAATATGTGAACATTGTGATGCTTGATTTATCTTCAGCTCCTGCACAATTTGTTTGCGGAAATTCTCTTGTATATTCATCTGGATGACCTGTTATGCATAACCCACTGACCTCAGTTATATATAAATCTAACTACCTGGAATTGAAGCAGCGATATCCTAGTCATTTGAGAATATCTTACTAtccaaaacaatgaaaaaaagtgACTATTGTTAATGCTCTGAAAGCAGATGTGGAGAATAATTCATCCTACATGTGATAGTATCTTA
Proteins encoded in this window:
- the LOC117924885 gene encoding mitogen-activated protein kinase kinase 6, which translates into the protein MKSKKPLKQLKLSVPAQETPITSFLTASGTFQDGDLLLNQKGLRLISEEKEPRPSEAKELDVQFSLEDLETIKVIGKGSGGVVQLVRHKWVGTLFALKVIQMNIQENFRKQIVQELKINQASQCSHIVVCYHSFYHNGVISLVLEYMDRGSLVDVIRQVKTILEPYLAVLCKQVLQGLVYLHHERHVIHRDIKPSNLLVNHKGEVKITDFGVSAMLGSSMGQRDTFVGTYNYMSPERIKGSTYDYSSDIWSLGMVALECAIGHFPYMQSEDQQSGPSFYELLEAIVESPPPSAPPDQFSPEFCSFISACIQKKPQDRLSSLDLVSHPFIKKFEDKDIDLEILVGSLEPPVNFPR